The genome window AACAGAACCAAAAAATGTTCAATTCGTCGACCACGGCGAcaacgatgatgatgaagatgatgatgaagatgatgtccCAAAAGTCATCCAGTCTGCCTACAGCGTAGCGTCACGCATCAAGCCTCAAAAATCCCAGGCCGACaaagaggccgaggccgtAAAGGCGACCCTCCCGGAGCCCACCACCGGGGTCACGGTCTCTACCgactccaacaccaccttcGAGTCCCTAGGAGTCCGCCCATGGCTGGTTCAGTCCCTCGCCAACATGGCTATCAAACGGCCCACCGCCATTCAAAGAGAAAGTATCCCCATGCTTCTCAAAGGAAGAGACTGCATCGGTGGCAGTAGGACAGGTTCCGGCAAAACAGTTGCCTTTTCAGTCCCCATCCTTCAACAATGGGCCGAGAATCCATCGGCCATCTTCGGCGTCATTCTCACTCCTACTCGGCAAGATTCTCCTCTCACCCTCGCACGATTTCATCTCATATACTAATTTCGGCTCACAGTGAACTCGCCCTCCAAATCTTCGAACAAGTCAaggccatctcctcccctcacTCCCTCAAAGCAATCCTCGTCACCGGAGGCGCAGACATGCGGGCCCAGGCCATCGCCCTCGCCCAAAGGCCACACATCGTCATCGCCACCCCCGGCCGTCTAGCCGACCACATCCGCACTTCCGGCTACGACACCGTCTGCGGCTTGGGTCGCGTGAGATTCGTCGTGCTAGACGAAGCAGACAGGTTGCTTGCCGACAACGGTCCTGGTTCCATGCTCCCGGACGTGGAAGAGTGTCTCTCCGCCTTGCCACCGGCCGAGAAACGGCAGACACTCTTGTTCACCGCTACCATCACCCCGGAAGTCATGGCTCTCAAGAATATGCCCAGAAAACCTGGGAGAGAGCCGGTGTTTGTGTGTGAAGTTGACACGGAGAAGTTGGCGATTCCACCAACGCTTAAGCAGATGCATTTACAGGTTCCTGTTACACACAGGGAGCACTACTTGCACATGTTTCTGCTGACGGAGCAAAACGTCGACAAGAGCATTATTATCTTTTGCAACAGGACATCAACAGCTGATTTCCTCCATCATTTACTTCGGTTGTTGGACCATAGGGTAACGAGTCTACACTCTAAACTGCCCCAACGGCAGCGGATAGACAACCTGGGCAGATTCAGAGCGTCGGCCGCAAGGATTTTGGTGGCGACGGATGTGGCGGCCAGAGGTTTGGATATTCCTGAAGTGAAGATGGTGATCAACTATGATATCCCGAGAGATCCAGATGATTACATTCATCGCGTCGG of Podospora pseudopauciseta strain CBS 411.78 chromosome 7 map unlocalized CBS411.78m_7, whole genome shotgun sequence contains these proteins:
- the DBP8 gene encoding putative RNA helicase (COG:A; EggNog:ENOG503NVJF); translated protein: MAATHLIEDYISSHHTDVMPSAASKKTGKVKPVLVDEDIHSDDVNSGPGSGSDSDDSNHSDSDSDSLDSNSPRKRRRTEPKNVQFVDHGDNDDDEDDDEDDVPKVIQSAYSVASRIKPQKSQADKEAEAVKATLPEPTTGVTVSTDSNTTFESLGVRPWLVQSLANMAIKRPTAIQRESIPMLLKGRDCIGGSRTGSGKTVAFSVPILQQWAENPSAIFGVILTPTRELALQIFEQVKAISSPHSLKAILVTGGADMRAQAIALAQRPHIVIATPGRLADHIRTSGYDTVCGLGRVRFVVLDEADRLLADNGPGSMLPDVEECLSALPPAEKRQTLLFTATITPEVMALKNMPRKPGREPVFVCEVDTEKLAIPPTLKQMHLQVPVTHREHYLHMFLLTEQNVDKSIIIFCNRTSTADFLHHLLRLLDHRVTSLHSKLPQRQRIDNLGRFRASAARILVATDVAARGLDIPEVKMVINYDIPRDPDDYIHRVGRTARAGRKGDAVTFVGQRDVDLVLAIEERVGRKMEAWEEEGVNLETRVVREALKLVSEKKREALLELEEGKEVGGKRKRGMEKLRAT